A stretch of Myxococcus hansupus DNA encodes these proteins:
- a CDS encoding secondary thiamine-phosphate synthase enzyme YjbQ translates to MKSLTEYLWFETRERRELVRLTDTVASLVRKCGIQDGMVLVSAMHITAGVFVNDDEPGLHEDIWEWLQHLAPAGPDYRHHRTGEDNGDAHLKSMLVHHQVIIPVTNGKLDLGPWQQVFYAEFDGQRRKRVIVKVMGE, encoded by the coding sequence ATGAAGAGCCTGACGGAATACCTGTGGTTCGAGACGCGGGAGCGGCGCGAGCTGGTCCGCCTGACCGACACGGTGGCCTCACTGGTCCGCAAGTGTGGCATCCAGGACGGAATGGTCCTCGTCTCCGCCATGCACATCACCGCGGGCGTCTTCGTCAACGACGACGAGCCCGGCCTCCACGAAGACATCTGGGAGTGGCTTCAGCACCTGGCGCCCGCGGGCCCGGACTACCGGCACCACCGCACGGGCGAGGACAACGGCGATGCGCACCTGAAGTCGATGCTCGTCCACCACCAGGTCATCATCCCCGTCACCAACGGGAAGCTGGACCTGGGGCCCTGGCAGCAGGTGTTCTACGCGGAGTTCGACGGCCAGCGGCGCAAGCGCGTCATCGTGAAGGTGATGGGGGAGTGA
- a CDS encoding DNA polymerase IV — MRAIIHVDMDAFYASVEQRDNPALRGKPVIVGGHAQRGVVVAASYEVRPFGVRSAMPMARATKAAPHAIVVKPRFSAYAEASEQVFAIFERYTPLIEPLSLDEAFLDVTASVGLFGTPADIARRIRKEIADELNLPSSAGVATVKFVAKIASDLAKPNGQREVRAEETVAFLAGLPVSRLWGVGPKTEEALKLAGLKTIGDVAGRDLEWLEDRLGSSGRHLWELSQGIDTREVVPDRAAKSVGAEDTFDEDLAGTEALKPHVHAQALRVARRLRRAALKGRIVQLKLKFSDFTLITRRTTLREATDDGQTLYRAALELLEKSHQGKPLRLTGVSVQLDEEPPQLGLFPAAAPRTAKLNATLDKIAERFGSKAITTADIAGSEATDNPDHRSERPVDKSGPKP, encoded by the coding sequence ATGCGAGCCATCATCCACGTCGACATGGATGCCTTCTATGCGTCCGTGGAACAGCGGGACAACCCAGCCCTGCGGGGCAAGCCGGTCATCGTGGGCGGTCACGCCCAACGCGGCGTGGTGGTCGCCGCATCCTACGAGGTCCGCCCCTTCGGCGTGCGCAGCGCCATGCCCATGGCCCGGGCCACGAAGGCCGCGCCCCACGCCATTGTCGTGAAGCCTCGCTTCTCCGCGTACGCCGAGGCCAGTGAGCAGGTGTTCGCCATCTTCGAACGCTATACACCGCTCATCGAACCGCTCTCGTTGGATGAAGCCTTCCTCGACGTGACGGCGTCCGTGGGCCTCTTCGGCACGCCCGCGGACATCGCCCGGCGCATCCGCAAGGAGATTGCCGACGAGCTGAACCTGCCCTCCTCCGCGGGCGTGGCCACGGTGAAGTTCGTGGCGAAGATTGCCTCGGACCTCGCCAAGCCCAACGGGCAGCGGGAGGTGCGCGCGGAGGAGACGGTGGCGTTCCTCGCGGGCCTGCCGGTGTCACGCCTGTGGGGCGTGGGGCCGAAGACGGAGGAGGCGCTCAAGCTGGCCGGGCTGAAGACGATTGGGGATGTGGCGGGCAGGGACTTGGAGTGGCTGGAGGACCGGCTGGGCTCCAGCGGGCGGCACCTGTGGGAGCTGTCCCAGGGCATCGACACGCGCGAGGTGGTGCCGGACCGCGCGGCCAAGAGCGTGGGCGCCGAGGACACCTTCGACGAGGACCTCGCGGGGACGGAGGCGCTCAAGCCGCACGTGCATGCCCAGGCCCTGCGCGTGGCCCGGCGGCTGCGGCGCGCGGCGCTGAAGGGGCGCATCGTGCAGCTCAAGTTGAAGTTCTCGGACTTCACGCTCATCACCCGGCGCACCACGCTGCGCGAGGCCACGGATGATGGGCAGACGCTCTACCGCGCCGCGCTGGAGCTGCTGGAGAAATCACACCAGGGCAAGCCGCTGCGGCTCACTGGCGTCAGCGTGCAGTTGGACGAGGAGCCGCCCCAGCTTGGCTTGTTTCCCGCCGCCGCGCCGCGCACGGCGAAGCTGAACGCGACGTTGGACAAAATCGCGGAGCGATTCGGCAGCAAGGCCATCACCACCGCGGACATCGCGGGCAGCGAAGCCACCGACAATCCAGACCACCGCTCCGAGCGGCCCGTGGACAAGAGCGGGCCGAAGCCCTGA
- the pcnB gene encoding polynucleotide adenylyltransferase PcnB translates to MNSNPELSAPPEEDSASEPQAANAQAPEETLEAQAATPAEPAFPPPAHADAESDDEEEEDDEADASDNGLDETVLGAEAAEAVLAAAEAEDAAEARDEDLEEVPTVLEPEPEPTPAERALHAPHVRPTGEPAEIDPDELDPDALKVVLRLHQHGHQAYMVGGCVRDLLLGRKPKDFDIATSATPNEVRGIFRNCRLIGRRFRLAHVYFKGGKIIEVSTFRANPTELEAAANANSGEEDGDGEDLLITHDNVFGTAQEDARRRDFTINGLFYDVAEGRVIDYVRGRRDLDERFIRTIGDPEVRMREDPVRILRAVRFAAKLELDIESRTYAAMEGAVEDLPRCAPARLLEETFRLIRGGVSAPALKLLDALDALKILLPPVNAYLKQHGKEGEKTFYAFAESLDRRVSSGEALDDAILLAMLLIPISRTTGPEETQEGGRASVSQVVEDLLAGFVQSARLPRRIAERCRMLLLAQRTLSGERRRRSAAFKRHPLFNEALTVFEMTVEATGENREQLEAWKAGEVPQPRSAAGESDGDSGGQRKRKRRRRRRRPSSNGSSGDSAGGSESSSDAGDA, encoded by the coding sequence ATGAACTCCAATCCGGAGCTGTCGGCGCCCCCCGAAGAGGACAGCGCCTCCGAGCCCCAGGCCGCCAACGCGCAGGCCCCCGAAGAGACCCTCGAAGCCCAGGCCGCCACCCCTGCCGAGCCGGCGTTCCCGCCCCCCGCTCACGCCGACGCTGAGTCGGACGACGAAGAAGAGGAAGACGACGAGGCGGACGCCTCCGACAACGGCCTGGATGAAACCGTCCTGGGCGCGGAGGCCGCCGAGGCGGTGCTCGCCGCCGCCGAGGCGGAGGACGCCGCCGAGGCCCGTGACGAGGACCTGGAGGAGGTGCCCACCGTCCTCGAGCCCGAGCCGGAGCCCACGCCCGCGGAGCGCGCGCTGCATGCGCCGCACGTGCGGCCCACCGGTGAGCCGGCGGAAATCGACCCGGACGAGCTGGACCCGGACGCGCTGAAGGTGGTGCTGCGTCTGCACCAGCACGGCCATCAGGCGTACATGGTCGGCGGCTGCGTGCGCGACCTGCTGCTGGGGCGCAAGCCGAAGGACTTCGACATCGCGACCAGCGCGACGCCCAACGAGGTGCGCGGCATCTTCCGGAACTGCCGGCTCATTGGCCGCCGTTTCCGGCTGGCGCACGTCTACTTCAAGGGCGGGAAGATCATCGAGGTCTCCACCTTCCGCGCGAATCCGACGGAGCTGGAGGCCGCCGCGAACGCCAACAGCGGCGAGGAGGACGGGGACGGTGAGGACCTGCTCATCACCCACGACAACGTCTTCGGCACGGCCCAGGAAGACGCGCGCCGCCGCGACTTCACCATCAACGGCCTGTTCTATGACGTTGCCGAAGGGCGCGTCATTGACTACGTCCGGGGTCGCCGCGACCTGGACGAGCGCTTCATCCGCACCATCGGCGACCCGGAAGTGCGCATGCGTGAGGACCCGGTGCGCATCCTGCGCGCCGTGCGCTTCGCGGCGAAGCTGGAGCTGGACATCGAGTCGCGCACGTACGCGGCCATGGAAGGCGCGGTGGAGGACCTGCCGCGCTGCGCTCCCGCGCGCCTGCTGGAGGAGACCTTCCGGCTCATCCGCGGCGGCGTGTCCGCTCCGGCGCTCAAGCTGTTGGACGCGCTGGACGCGCTGAAAATCCTGCTGCCGCCCGTCAACGCCTACCTCAAGCAGCACGGCAAGGAAGGGGAGAAGACCTTCTATGCCTTCGCCGAGTCACTGGACCGGCGCGTGTCCTCCGGCGAGGCGCTGGACGACGCCATCCTGCTGGCGATGTTGCTGATTCCCATCAGCCGCACGACGGGGCCCGAGGAGACGCAGGAGGGTGGCCGCGCCTCTGTGTCCCAGGTGGTGGAGGACCTGCTGGCCGGGTTCGTCCAGTCCGCGCGCCTGCCGCGCCGCATCGCCGAGCGCTGCCGCATGCTGCTGTTGGCCCAGCGCACGCTGTCGGGCGAGCGCCGCCGCCGCAGCGCCGCGTTCAAGCGCCACCCGCTCTTCAACGAGGCCCTCACCGTCTTCGAGATGACGGTGGAGGCCACGGGTGAGAACCGCGAGCAGTTGGAGGCATGGAAGGCCGGCGAGGTGCCGCAGCCGCGCTCTGCCGCCGGTGAGAGTGATGGGGATTCTGGTGGGCAGCGCAAGCGCAAGCGCCGCCGCCGTCGTCGCCGTCCCTCCTCGAATGGCTCTTCTGGCGACAGCGCCGGTGGTTCCGAGTCGAGCTCGGACGCGGGCGACGCCTGA
- a CDS encoding phosphatase domain-containing protein — protein MSLPDRIDPRPPRRIYRWDLDKTYLQTEFDSLRDLVRTAFQKAHQKVAVPGASALIRELSENGDSRLCIVSGSPKQMRAVLEEKLKLDGVRWDEFVLKDNVGNLLRGRFRALRGQVGYKLPAILESRVHAPVEAEEVLFGDDAEADAFIYSLFADLIAGRVDERVLSQVLEAGGVYPDDAIRVREAWKKIPVGDPVRRIFIHLDRLTPPAHFTAYGPRVVPIFNYFQAALVLLADGHLTAPQVLKIAVEMVQTAGHNIITLSNSFQDLLRRGLPLQQAAVALSQALEGPNKLLAAMRPMPDILAAFSKRLAALGTPPPPPPVQAVDYVSLIHHALPRNHKGRSKPG, from the coding sequence GTGAGCCTGCCGGACCGCATCGATCCGCGACCGCCGCGGCGCATCTACCGGTGGGACCTGGACAAGACGTACCTCCAGACGGAGTTCGACTCGCTCCGCGACCTGGTGCGGACGGCGTTCCAGAAGGCCCACCAGAAGGTGGCCGTGCCCGGCGCCAGCGCGCTCATCCGCGAGCTGTCGGAGAACGGCGACTCGCGGCTGTGCATCGTCTCCGGCAGCCCGAAGCAAATGCGGGCCGTGCTGGAGGAGAAGCTCAAGCTGGACGGCGTGCGGTGGGACGAGTTCGTCCTCAAGGACAACGTGGGCAACCTGCTGCGCGGCCGCTTCCGGGCCCTGCGCGGGCAGGTGGGCTACAAGCTGCCCGCCATCCTGGAGAGCCGCGTGCACGCGCCCGTGGAGGCGGAGGAAGTCCTCTTCGGTGACGACGCGGAGGCGGACGCGTTCATCTATTCGCTCTTCGCGGACCTGATTGCCGGCCGCGTGGATGAACGCGTGCTGTCGCAGGTGCTGGAGGCCGGCGGCGTCTACCCGGACGACGCGATTCGCGTGCGCGAGGCATGGAAGAAGATTCCGGTGGGCGACCCGGTGCGCCGCATCTTCATCCACCTGGACCGGCTCACGCCGCCCGCGCACTTCACGGCGTATGGCCCCCGCGTGGTGCCCATCTTCAACTACTTCCAGGCCGCGCTGGTGCTGCTGGCGGATGGCCACCTGACGGCGCCGCAGGTGCTGAAAATCGCGGTGGAGATGGTGCAGACGGCGGGGCACAACATCATCACCCTGTCCAACTCCTTCCAGGACCTGCTGCGGCGCGGATTGCCGCTCCAGCAGGCCGCGGTGGCGCTGTCCCAGGCGCTGGAGGGGCCCAACAAGCTGCTCGCGGCGATGCGGCCCATGCCGGACATCCTGGCCGCGTTCAGCAAGCGCCTGGCCGCGCTGGGCACGCCCCCGCCGCCGCCGCCGGTCCAGGCGGTGGACTACGTGTCCCTCATCCACCACGCGCTGCCGAGAAACCACAAGGGCCGGTCCAAGCCCGGGTAG
- the plsX gene encoding phosphate acyltransferase PlsX — MVGTQPQPVTIAFDVMGTDHGPAEVVRGAAMLSLESPHIHTLLVGDRSLIDEALAETKHNGERISVQHAADFIGMDEKPGEALARKPNASVAVAARLVAEGEAQALVSAGNTGAGVLACARHFQLIPGVRRAALATVYPTRSVRGAKGDPFSLILDVGATVEATADDLVTFAVMGSAYARIISQNDRPKVALLSNGIEPQKGPPRVVEAHARLSEMKDIHFIGNVEGIDIPKGTADVIVTDGFVGNVCLKMLEGVHDTVVELAQYAYKESLRWRAGLAMLSSGIQRIKDITDWNQYGGAPILGFDKIFIKAHGRSKSRAIANAGKVAAKVVSNNLGAAIREGLTK, encoded by the coding sequence ATGGTGGGGACGCAGCCGCAACCGGTGACGATTGCCTTCGATGTCATGGGAACGGACCACGGCCCGGCCGAGGTGGTCCGGGGAGCGGCGATGCTGTCGCTCGAGTCTCCCCACATCCATACGCTTCTGGTGGGGGACCGCTCGCTCATCGACGAGGCGCTGGCGGAGACGAAGCACAACGGCGAGCGCATCTCCGTGCAGCACGCGGCGGACTTCATCGGCATGGACGAGAAGCCCGGTGAGGCGCTGGCGCGCAAGCCGAACGCATCCGTGGCGGTGGCCGCGCGGCTGGTGGCGGAGGGCGAGGCCCAGGCGCTGGTGTCCGCGGGCAACACGGGCGCGGGCGTGCTGGCGTGTGCCCGGCACTTCCAGCTCATCCCCGGGGTGCGGCGTGCGGCGCTGGCCACGGTGTACCCGACGCGCTCGGTGCGCGGCGCGAAGGGCGACCCGTTCTCCCTCATCCTCGACGTGGGCGCCACGGTGGAGGCCACCGCGGACGACCTGGTGACGTTCGCGGTGATGGGCTCCGCCTACGCGCGCATCATTTCGCAGAACGACCGGCCCAAGGTCGCGCTGCTGTCCAACGGCATCGAGCCGCAGAAGGGCCCGCCCCGCGTGGTGGAGGCGCACGCGCGCCTGTCGGAGATGAAGGACATCCACTTCATCGGGAACGTGGAGGGCATCGACATCCCGAAGGGCACCGCGGACGTCATCGTCACCGACGGCTTCGTGGGCAACGTGTGCTTGAAGATGCTGGAAGGCGTCCACGACACCGTGGTGGAGCTGGCCCAGTACGCCTACAAGGAGAGCCTCCGGTGGCGCGCGGGCCTGGCCATGCTGTCCAGCGGCATCCAGCGCATCAAGGACATCACGGACTGGAACCAGTACGGCGGGGCGCCCATCCTCGGGTTCGATAAAATCTTCATCAAGGCGCACGGGCGTTCGAAGTCGCGGGCCATCGCCAACGCGGGCAAGGTCGCGGCGAAGGTGGTGTCGAACAACCTGGGCGCCGCCATCCGGGAAGGCCTGACGAAGTGA
- a CDS encoding MFS transporter, with protein MVRRAASLRVVFGIVALDLIGFGILIPQLGVYGVRFGASPFTVGLLISIYSLMQLVSAPVLGRLSDRYGRRPVLLMSQVGSLLAYLLFAFAQSLPLLFLARVIDGISGGNISTAQAVVADITPARDRARGMGVIGAAFGLGFVLGPALGGFLGAWGGNLAIGLFAAGLVAINLTGTYFYLPETRVAGRPGEGHARTLKGATLAMNLPVVGRCLVLMLVFTTAFAQMEGTFSVYLLTRFLSSGPVPLQEGGLFLRAAVTDLDVLREASLRSGWLFAAIGVISVLVQGGLVRRLTGGPGSKPGREALLATVGFGLTAAGLALLPVAPDYAWLFPVMGLLAVGSALVTPCLSALVSLHAPPERLGAVLGAYQAFGSLGRILGPALGGWLFTRLGPGAPYGTAAAMVALSGLLGLSLVTQARMAGAGAEQRS; from the coding sequence GTGGTGCGGCGGGCGGCGTCACTCCGTGTCGTCTTCGGAATCGTGGCGCTGGACCTCATCGGGTTCGGCATCCTGATTCCCCAGTTGGGCGTGTACGGCGTGCGGTTCGGCGCCTCGCCCTTCACGGTGGGGCTCCTCATCTCCATCTACTCGTTGATGCAGTTGGTGTCGGCCCCGGTGCTGGGCCGGCTCAGTGACAGGTACGGCCGCCGGCCCGTGCTGCTGATGAGTCAGGTGGGCTCGCTGCTGGCGTACCTACTGTTCGCCTTCGCGCAGTCGCTGCCGCTGCTGTTCCTGGCGCGTGTCATCGACGGCATCTCCGGTGGCAACATCTCCACCGCGCAGGCGGTGGTGGCGGACATCACCCCTGCGCGGGACAGGGCGCGGGGAATGGGCGTGATTGGCGCGGCCTTCGGGCTGGGCTTCGTGCTGGGACCGGCGCTGGGCGGCTTCCTGGGCGCCTGGGGCGGCAACCTCGCCATCGGTCTGTTCGCGGCGGGATTGGTGGCCATCAACCTGACGGGCACGTACTTCTACCTGCCGGAGACCCGCGTGGCGGGCCGTCCCGGCGAGGGCCACGCGCGGACGCTCAAGGGCGCCACGCTGGCCATGAACCTGCCGGTGGTGGGGCGGTGCCTGGTGCTGATGCTGGTGTTCACCACCGCCTTCGCGCAGATGGAGGGCACCTTCTCCGTCTACCTGCTGACGCGCTTCCTGTCGTCCGGCCCGGTGCCGCTCCAGGAGGGTGGGTTGTTCCTCCGCGCGGCGGTGACGGACCTGGACGTGCTGCGCGAGGCCAGCCTGCGCTCGGGCTGGCTCTTCGCGGCCATTGGCGTGATTTCGGTGCTCGTGCAGGGCGGCCTGGTGCGCCGGCTGACGGGGGGGCCGGGCAGCAAGCCCGGGCGCGAGGCGCTGCTGGCCACGGTGGGCTTCGGCCTGACGGCGGCCGGACTGGCCCTGTTGCCGGTGGCGCCGGACTATGCGTGGCTCTTCCCGGTGATGGGGCTGTTGGCGGTGGGCTCGGCGTTGGTGACGCCGTGTCTGTCCGCCCTGGTATCCCTGCATGCTCCGCCGGAGCGGCTGGGGGCGGTGCTGGGGGCCTACCAGGCCTTTGGCTCACTGGGGCGGATTCTGGGGCCGGCGTTGGGCGGGTGGCTCTTCACCCGACTGGGGCCGGGGGCGCCGTATGGGACGGCGGCGGCAATGGTGGCGTTGTCGGGACTTTTGGGCTTGTCCCTGGTGACGCAGGCGAGAATGGCAGGCGCGGGGGCCGAACAAAGGTCCTAA